In Microbispora sp. ZYX-F-249, a single genomic region encodes these proteins:
- a CDS encoding very short patch repair endonuclease: MRSNKGRDTKPELSLRRAVHALGLRYRVGIRPVKSVRRTADIVFTKAKVAVFLDGCFWHGCPLHHTVAVTNAGFWAEKVRRTRERDAETDQLLKEAGWRVLRVWEHEDPADAAKRVAILLGKAVERPS; this comes from the coding sequence ACACCAAGCCTGAGCTGTCTCTTCGTCGCGCCGTTCACGCCCTTGGCCTCCGGTACCGCGTAGGCATCCGTCCGGTGAAGTCGGTCCGGCGGACGGCCGACATCGTCTTCACGAAGGCCAAAGTTGCCGTCTTCCTGGACGGATGCTTCTGGCACGGTTGTCCTCTTCACCACACCGTCGCCGTTACTAACGCCGGCTTCTGGGCCGAGAAGGTTCGTCGCACCCGTGAGAGGGATGCGGAGACCGACCAGTTGTTGAAGGAGGCTGGCTGGCGTGTCCTCCGCGTTTGGGAACACGAGGATCCGGCGGACGCCGCCAAGCGAGTGGCGATCCTGCTTGGAAAAGCGGTCGAGCGTCCCTCATAG
- a CDS encoding 4a-hydroxytetrahydrobiopterin dehydratase: MTPQLLSEEEIGAYLSELPGWERQGDSIARTFKHTYHECVHLAMYVAAKAREVGHHPDIHITWQRIRFVITTHDAGNRLTAKDFELARHIDTIAAGHGAEAT, translated from the coding sequence ATGACCCCTCAGTTGCTGTCAGAAGAGGAGATCGGCGCCTACCTGAGCGAGCTACCAGGATGGGAACGCCAGGGTGACAGCATCGCCCGGACGTTCAAGCACACGTACCACGAGTGCGTCCACCTGGCCATGTACGTCGCGGCGAAGGCCAGGGAAGTCGGCCACCACCCCGACATTCACATCACCTGGCAGCGAATCCGCTTCGTCATCACCACCCACGACGCCGGCAACCGCTTGACCGCCAAGGACTTCGAACTCGCCCGCCATATCGACACGATCGCCGCAGGCCACGGTGCCGAAGCGACCTGA
- a CDS encoding helix-turn-helix domain-containing protein, giving the protein MSDDLPAWAVRLRAERRNRLWSQREMARRLVEAADEDIRPRLPSRETMIRRIKAYEAGHNRPGDPYRVLYARAFGLGEVDLFGEAGGRSTREADDGLGVYRQRDDILDMSRTGAVTHLPHQAPVAPELVMYFLEQLPGHYKADMWLGPRHLIPTVATQAELIKELAQAADAPVRRGLLGAGVAYAALLGWLYQDAGDVGRSRAWRAVALDMAHRSHDPQLISYALTNKAMLALDLDDGRMVVDYAEAALADESKLCPKVRVLALVHQALGHSMLPTAEKDLVDRLLDQAAVLVDRVDDEYPWGNACRRTLRYIDVQRATAYMRLGAYREAVALWDGILGVAPESARRDNGVFWARQAAALAAVPEPERVVEIASVAASSVEVTGSVRLRKELKAIPRHATAWAGTASGRELADIVGRFA; this is encoded by the coding sequence ATGAGCGACGACCTACCCGCATGGGCCGTACGACTGCGCGCCGAGCGGCGCAACCGGTTGTGGAGCCAGCGTGAGATGGCCCGCCGCCTGGTTGAGGCCGCCGACGAGGACATCCGTCCCCGCCTGCCCTCGCGCGAGACCATGATCCGCCGCATCAAGGCGTACGAGGCCGGCCACAACCGCCCCGGCGACCCCTACCGCGTCCTGTACGCCCGAGCCTTCGGGCTTGGCGAAGTCGACTTGTTCGGCGAGGCTGGAGGACGCAGTACTCGGGAAGCTGACGACGGTCTCGGTGTGTACCGGCAGCGCGACGACATCCTGGACATGAGCCGGACCGGCGCCGTCACTCATCTCCCTCATCAGGCCCCTGTAGCCCCGGAGCTCGTCATGTACTTTCTCGAACAGCTTCCAGGCCATTACAAGGCGGACATGTGGCTGGGTCCTCGCCACCTCATTCCTACAGTCGCCACGCAGGCAGAGCTCATCAAGGAACTCGCCCAAGCCGCGGATGCGCCCGTACGTCGCGGTCTCCTGGGCGCCGGCGTCGCGTACGCGGCGCTGCTGGGTTGGCTCTACCAGGACGCCGGTGACGTCGGCCGCTCCCGAGCCTGGCGGGCCGTCGCTCTCGACATGGCCCACCGTTCGCACGACCCGCAGCTCATCAGCTACGCCCTCACGAACAAGGCCATGCTCGCTCTCGATCTGGATGACGGGCGCATGGTTGTGGACTATGCGGAGGCCGCATTGGCCGACGAGAGCAAGCTATGCCCGAAAGTACGGGTGCTCGCTCTGGTCCATCAGGCACTCGGACACTCGATGCTGCCAACGGCGGAGAAGGACCTGGTCGACCGACTGCTGGATCAGGCGGCCGTACTCGTGGACCGCGTTGACGACGAATATCCCTGGGGAAACGCCTGCCGTCGAACTCTCCGCTATATCGACGTCCAACGAGCGACCGCCTACATGCGTTTGGGCGCCTATCGAGAGGCTGTCGCCCTGTGGGACGGCATTCTCGGCGTAGCGCCGGAATCAGCGCGCCGCGACAACGGAGTGTTCTGGGCACGTCAGGCCGCCGCTCTGGCAGCCGTGCCAGAACCGGAACGCGTCGTCGAGATCGCGTCTGTCGCCGCTTCTTCCGTGGAAGTCACTGGATCGGTGAGGCTACGCAAAGAGCTGAAGGCCATTCCGCGTCACGCGACCGCCTGGGCTGGCACTGCCTCCGGCCGCGAACTGGCCGATATCGTCGGCCGGTTCGCCTGA
- a CDS encoding DUF397 domain-containing protein: protein MDLYDHDLAGVRFRRLCGGNQQEEDMESCVELAPIPGEGDAFALRDSKNPDAGTLRFTGAELRAAGLTTL from the coding sequence ATGGACCTGTACGACCACGACCTCGCCGGAGTGCGCTTCCGGCGGCTGTGCGGCGGCAACCAGCAGGAGGAGGACATGGAGTCCTGCGTCGAGCTGGCCCCGATTCCGGGCGAGGGCGACGCCTTCGCCCTGCGTGACAGCAAGAACCCGGATGCCGGGACTCTCCGGTTCACCGGTGCCGAGCTTCGCGCGGCCGGGCTGACCACACTGTAG
- a CDS encoding putative quinol monooxygenase — MIIIAGWLAVDPDARDAYLQTCVAVVEQARAAAGCLDFVLSADLVDAGRVNVHERWESEEALHAFRGSGPDEGQLAMIRDAEVLRYDISGVGPA; from the coding sequence GTGATCATTATTGCTGGCTGGCTCGCTGTCGATCCGGATGCTCGGGATGCCTATCTGCAAACCTGTGTCGCTGTGGTCGAGCAGGCGCGCGCCGCGGCCGGGTGCCTCGATTTCGTGCTCAGCGCCGATCTCGTCGACGCCGGACGCGTCAACGTCCACGAACGGTGGGAGTCCGAGGAGGCTCTCCACGCCTTCCGCGGCTCCGGGCCGGACGAGGGACAATTGGCGATGATTCGCGACGCCGAAGTGCTTCGGTATGACATATCCGGGGTCGGCCCGGCCTGA
- a CDS encoding SDR family NAD(P)-dependent oxidoreductase yields MDLGLTGRTVIVTGASGGIGREIARGFAAEGADVVLTYHQAQAGAELLAKEIGGRTLVAPYALDDDESARGLVETVLEWSGRIDVLVNNAVHWGATEPEPNLPFEAVPDERWQKTIRANVEGTLRLSRAVVPSMRERGWGRMVHISSSIAADGMPGGEYYGAAKAALHGFSRSAAFGLGKAGDILSNVVMPGFTRTETNVEMAEQFGGHYSALAAIGRLLDAAEVANAVVYMGSAANTGITGQAIKVTGGA; encoded by the coding sequence ATGGATCTGGGACTCACCGGCCGTACGGTCATCGTGACGGGGGCCTCCGGCGGCATCGGCCGCGAGATCGCCCGCGGGTTCGCCGCCGAAGGGGCCGACGTGGTGCTGACCTATCACCAGGCCCAGGCGGGCGCGGAACTGCTCGCCAAGGAGATCGGCGGACGCACGCTCGTCGCCCCGTACGCGCTGGACGACGACGAATCGGCCCGCGGTCTGGTCGAGACCGTGCTGGAGTGGTCCGGCCGGATCGACGTGCTGGTCAACAACGCCGTGCATTGGGGCGCCACCGAGCCGGAGCCGAACCTCCCCTTCGAGGCCGTGCCGGACGAGAGGTGGCAGAAGACGATCCGGGCCAACGTCGAGGGCACGCTGCGGCTCAGCCGCGCGGTCGTCCCGTCCATGCGGGAGCGTGGATGGGGCCGGATGGTGCACATCTCGTCGAGCATCGCGGCCGACGGCATGCCCGGTGGGGAGTACTACGGCGCGGCCAAGGCGGCACTGCACGGTTTCAGCAGGTCCGCCGCGTTCGGGCTCGGGAAGGCCGGAGACATCCTGTCCAACGTCGTCATGCCCGGCTTCACCAGGACCGAGACCAACGTCGAGATGGCCGAGCAATTCGGCGGGCACTACAGCGCGCTGGCGGCGATCGGCCGCCTGCTCGACGCCGCCGAGGTCGCGAACGCCGTCGTCTACATGGGCTCGGCGGCCAACACCGGCATCACCGGACAGGCGATCAAGGTGACCGGCGGAGCCTGA
- a CDS encoding helix-turn-helix domain-containing protein, with protein MSDNTLGEFLRARREAVTPAEVGLPGGGRRRTPGLRRSELATLAGISVEYLTRLEQGRDRHPSVPVLAALADALRLSTDERLHLLHHLKAADGAGRLVGPCQGAPTQSVRPTVRALLDRLEPTPAVVVNRLGDVLAHTDGYERLTGPIGLLDRRPANLVRYVFADPRARAAYPEWDRVADERLAGLKLGVSREDPHIAHLVDELTLAVGAPFTDRLTSPPGPSRRTGVERLAHPDAGELRLSYETLGLSGDDSQLLIAYLPADDVTAARLDRLTGRHPGSLRAVTG; from the coding sequence GTGAGCGACAACACTCTGGGCGAGTTCCTCCGGGCCCGCCGCGAGGCCGTCACCCCTGCCGAGGTCGGGCTGCCCGGCGGCGGACGGCGGCGCACCCCCGGCCTTCGCCGTTCCGAGCTGGCCACGCTCGCCGGGATCAGCGTCGAATACCTCACCCGGCTGGAGCAGGGGCGTGACCGTCATCCCTCCGTACCGGTGCTTGCCGCCCTCGCCGACGCGTTGCGCCTGTCCACCGACGAGCGCCTCCATCTGCTCCACCATCTCAAGGCGGCCGACGGCGCCGGCCGGCTCGTCGGCCCGTGCCAGGGAGCGCCCACGCAGTCGGTCCGTCCCACCGTCCGGGCGCTGCTCGACCGGCTCGAACCGACCCCGGCGGTGGTGGTCAACCGGCTCGGTGACGTGCTCGCCCACACGGACGGCTACGAACGGCTCACCGGCCCCATCGGGTTGCTGGACCGCCGGCCGGCCAACCTGGTGCGCTACGTCTTCGCCGATCCCCGGGCGAGAGCCGCCTATCCCGAGTGGGACCGCGTCGCCGACGAGCGACTCGCCGGCCTGAAACTGGGCGTCTCCCGCGAGGACCCGCACATCGCGCATCTCGTCGACGAACTGACCCTCGCCGTCGGCGCCCCCTTCACCGACCGGCTGACGTCCCCGCCCGGCCCGTCCCGGCGTACCGGCGTCGAACGGCTGGCGCATCCGGATGCGGGTGAGCTACGCCTGTCCTACGAGACCCTCGGCCTGTCCGGCGACGACAGCCAGCTCCTGATCGCCTATCTCCCCGCGGACGACGTCACCGCCGCCAGGCTGGACCGCCTCACCGGCCGCCACCCCGGCTCCCTTCGCGCGGTCACCGGCTGA
- a CDS encoding GNAT family N-acetyltransferase, producing MSAREVRLRPVTEDDLGMFRRFVTEPGLIGLDWAGFRDAQAPARRYAKDGFLGEDDSRLIVEADGTAAGLVSWSARGFGVSRYWETGIALLPDWRGRGIGWRAQAMLCDYLFTHTPVERVQAITHPENVAEQKSLEKAGFTFEGVLRAVEFLRGQWRDGWMYSRLRSDPYPLNP from the coding sequence GTGAGCGCACGTGAGGTACGGCTGCGGCCGGTGACAGAGGACGACCTCGGCATGTTCCGGCGGTTCGTCACCGAGCCGGGATTGATCGGCCTCGACTGGGCGGGGTTCCGCGACGCTCAGGCCCCGGCGCGGCGCTACGCCAAGGACGGCTTCCTGGGCGAGGACGACAGCAGACTCATCGTCGAGGCGGACGGCACGGCCGCGGGCCTGGTGAGCTGGTCGGCGCGGGGGTTCGGCGTCTCCCGATACTGGGAGACAGGGATCGCCCTGCTTCCGGACTGGCGTGGCCGCGGCATCGGCTGGCGCGCTCAGGCGATGCTGTGCGACTACCTGTTCACCCACACTCCGGTCGAGCGCGTCCAGGCGATCACGCATCCGGAGAACGTCGCGGAGCAGAAGTCGCTGGAGAAGGCCGGCTTCACGTTCGAGGGCGTCTTGCGCGCGGTGGAGTTCCTCCGCGGTCAGTGGCGCGACGGCTGGATGTACAGCAGGCTGCGCAGCGATCCGTACCCGCTCAATCCGTGA
- a CDS encoding alpha/beta fold hydrolase gives MEAEAGGVAVHYAEHGSGFPVVALHGAGVDHREMLGALEPVFRERPGYRRVYPDLPGMGRTPVPDWFRGSDDVLELLLGLIDVVVGEEEFAIAGHSFGGYLARGVAARRPAQVAGLAMICPIGEEARDVPAHAVLHASADVTGVLSPAEQDQYRDYFVIQTPDTLRRFREHVAPALPLVDADGLGRMSERWRLSDVPPDAPPYAGPTLILAGRQDSTAGYAGPWELVERYPRATYAVLDRAGHALPHEQPALFTALVTEWLDRVDERGHGGRLTD, from the coding sequence ATGGAGGCAGAGGCCGGCGGCGTGGCGGTGCATTACGCCGAGCACGGAAGCGGATTCCCCGTGGTGGCGCTGCACGGCGCGGGCGTCGACCACCGGGAGATGCTCGGCGCCCTGGAGCCGGTGTTCCGCGAACGGCCCGGTTATCGGCGCGTCTATCCGGACCTGCCCGGAATGGGGCGCACTCCGGTGCCGGACTGGTTTCGTGGCTCCGACGACGTCCTCGAGTTGTTACTCGGCCTGATCGACGTCGTGGTGGGTGAAGAGGAATTCGCGATCGCCGGCCACTCCTTCGGCGGATACCTGGCCCGGGGCGTCGCCGCCCGGCGTCCGGCGCAGGTCGCGGGGCTGGCGATGATCTGTCCCATCGGCGAGGAGGCCCGTGACGTGCCCGCACATGCCGTGCTGCACGCCTCCGCCGACGTGACCGGTGTCCTGAGCCCGGCCGAGCAGGACCAGTATCGGGACTACTTCGTGATCCAGACACCGGACACGTTGCGGCGATTCCGGGAACACGTGGCTCCGGCCCTGCCCCTCGTCGACGCGGACGGCCTCGGGCGGATGTCCGAACGATGGCGGCTGAGCGACGTGCCCCCGGACGCGCCGCCGTACGCGGGCCCGACGCTGATCCTCGCCGGGCGCCAGGACTCCACAGCCGGGTACGCCGGCCCGTGGGAGCTGGTGGAGCGGTATCCGCGCGCCACGTACGCCGTCCTGGACCGCGCCGGTCACGCGCTGCCGCACGAGCAGCCCGCGCTGTTCACCGCCCTCGTCACCGAATGGCTCGACCGGGTGGACGAGCGGGGTCACGGTGGTCGGCTCACGGATTGA
- a CDS encoding GNAT family N-acetyltransferase, which yields MSQAKLRTDRIKLVPLSDEHLEHEIELDADPEVMRYLTGRARTREEVEEFHRRRLAAAEQVPGLGFWAGFVDGRFVGWWLLEPPTRADQGPVEGQAELGYRLLRRFWRQGLAGEGARELLRHGFEDLGLTRVFAETMAVNAASRATMTAIGMRYVRTFHADWEEPLPGSDLGEVEYAITREQWLASR from the coding sequence ATGTCCCAGGCCAAACTGCGCACCGACCGCATCAAGCTCGTTCCGCTGTCCGACGAGCACCTCGAACACGAAATCGAGCTGGACGCCGACCCCGAGGTCATGCGTTACCTCACCGGCCGGGCGCGTACCCGTGAGGAGGTCGAGGAGTTCCACCGGCGGCGGCTCGCCGCGGCGGAGCAGGTGCCGGGGCTCGGCTTCTGGGCCGGTTTCGTGGACGGGCGGTTCGTCGGCTGGTGGCTCCTGGAACCGCCCACGCGTGCCGACCAGGGCCCGGTCGAAGGACAGGCCGAGCTCGGCTACCGGCTCCTGCGGCGCTTCTGGCGTCAGGGCCTGGCCGGCGAGGGCGCCCGCGAGCTCCTCCGCCACGGATTCGAAGACCTCGGACTGACCCGCGTCTTCGCCGAGACCATGGCGGTCAACGCCGCCTCCCGCGCGACGATGACCGCGATCGGCATGCGGTATGTCCGTACGTTCCATGCGGACTGGGAAGAACCGCTCCCCGGCAGCGACCTCGGCGAGGTCGAGTACGCGATCACCCGCGAGCAGTGGCTCGCCTCCCGTTAG
- a CDS encoding DUF4328 domain-containing protein, with translation MYPTPPPAPLQPIRGLGTAAVALLAADAVVCLVASAIDAQRAVLVDSFLADTDSVPISALETNDVLYATSGLVETVVYVATAVMFLVWLFRARANAETLSPWPHRRATPWLIFGWVVPIVNFWFPKQIVDDIWTSSKPGATQESGNFATARRSGLVLAWWLVWVLMTLVTRFVSRRFADAEELPDIRDAAVFDIVGNVLTIGAAALAVAVVLAITRFQEDRRRAASWSYPYAG, from the coding sequence GTGTACCCCACACCACCACCCGCTCCCCTGCAACCCATTCGGGGCCTGGGGACGGCGGCCGTCGCGCTGCTCGCCGCCGACGCCGTGGTGTGCCTGGTCGCCTCGGCCATCGACGCGCAGCGGGCCGTGCTCGTCGACAGCTTCCTGGCCGACACCGATTCCGTCCCGATCAGCGCTCTCGAGACCAACGACGTGCTCTATGCCACGTCCGGGCTGGTGGAGACCGTCGTCTACGTCGCCACCGCCGTCATGTTCCTGGTCTGGCTGTTCCGGGCCCGGGCGAACGCCGAGACGCTCAGCCCGTGGCCGCACCGGCGCGCCACCCCCTGGCTGATCTTCGGGTGGGTCGTGCCGATCGTGAACTTCTGGTTCCCGAAACAGATCGTCGACGACATCTGGACGTCGTCCAAGCCCGGCGCGACGCAGGAGAGCGGCAATTTCGCGACCGCACGCCGTTCCGGCCTTGTCTTGGCCTGGTGGCTGGTGTGGGTGCTCATGACCCTCGTGACCCGGTTCGTGAGCCGCAGGTTCGCGGATGCCGAGGAGTTGCCGGACATCCGGGACGCCGCGGTTTTCGACATCGTCGGCAACGTGCTGACCATCGGCGCGGCCGCCCTGGCCGTGGCGGTCGTCCTGGCGATCACCCGCTTCCAGGAGGACCGCCGACGGGCCGCCTCCTGGTCCTACCCGTACGCGGGGTGA
- a CDS encoding response regulator transcription factor gives MIRVLLADDQALVRGALAAMLALEPDIEVVAQVGTGEEVVEAARRSRPDVALVDVQMPGKDGLEVTAGLRAALPSCRVVICTTFGRPGYFARAMENGASGFVVKDAPPEHLVDTVRRVHAGLRVVDPALAAESLASGSSPLTPRERDVLRAARQGGTVAEIARSLHLSAGTVRNHLSAAIGKTGASTRAEAALTADEQGWL, from the coding sequence GTGATCAGGGTTCTGCTCGCGGACGACCAGGCGCTCGTACGCGGCGCGCTGGCGGCGATGCTCGCGCTGGAGCCCGACATCGAGGTGGTGGCCCAGGTCGGCACGGGCGAGGAGGTCGTCGAGGCGGCCCGGCGCAGCCGGCCGGACGTCGCGCTGGTGGACGTGCAGATGCCGGGCAAGGACGGCCTGGAGGTCACCGCCGGCCTGCGCGCCGCGCTGCCGTCCTGCCGGGTGGTGATCTGCACGACCTTCGGGCGGCCCGGTTATTTCGCCCGCGCGATGGAGAACGGCGCCTCGGGCTTCGTGGTGAAGGACGCGCCGCCCGAGCACCTGGTCGACACGGTGAGGCGGGTCCACGCGGGCCTGCGCGTGGTCGATCCCGCCCTGGCCGCCGAGTCGCTCGCCAGCGGCTCGAGCCCGCTGACCCCGCGGGAGCGCGACGTCCTGCGCGCGGCCCGGCAGGGCGGCACGGTGGCGGAGATCGCCCGGAGCCTGCACCTGTCCGCAGGAACCGTACGCAACCACCTGTCGGCGGCCATCGGCAAAACGGGGGCGAGCACCCGCGCCGAGGCCGCCCTGACGGCCGACGAGCAGGGCTGGCTTTAG
- a CDS encoding sensor histidine kinase — MGDQGVWGRSAWPVWNPARAGSRTARVRAVVVLSAFLLWPLSEMLGADGGRPDAVVGVVMPLYAAGWLIAMTTGPSLPPWRRIVLVGALVALAGAAALVQNGPAYLGHAGVFSFALAVAAWLFPALWAVLLGLVLGAAQALVQWAAPGPISWGLVGGLVPAVVIPVSVTLLIRLVVQLGQAREEIEALAAAAERDRLARDLHDVLGHSLTTITVKSGLARRVLESGGDPERALAELRDVERLSRQAHGEVRLTVSGRRRPSLAAELAGARAALRAAGITAVLPPSAGHVPAELAEPFAYVLREGVTNVIRHSGATRCEVLLGDSWLEVRDDGPGRRAVPPGNGLSGLAERLRAVGGRIEAGPLPSGGFRLRASRP, encoded by the coding sequence GTGGGCGATCAGGGCGTGTGGGGCCGATCCGCCTGGCCGGTGTGGAACCCGGCCCGGGCGGGCTCGCGCACGGCCCGCGTACGCGCCGTGGTCGTGCTGTCGGCCTTCCTCCTGTGGCCGCTGTCGGAGATGCTGGGCGCGGACGGCGGCCGGCCGGACGCGGTGGTCGGAGTCGTGATGCCGCTGTACGCGGCGGGCTGGCTCATCGCCATGACCACCGGGCCCAGCCTGCCGCCCTGGCGGCGGATCGTGCTGGTCGGGGCCCTTGTCGCGCTGGCGGGCGCGGCGGCACTGGTGCAGAACGGCCCGGCCTACCTGGGGCACGCCGGCGTCTTCAGCTTCGCGCTCGCGGTGGCGGCCTGGCTGTTCCCGGCGCTGTGGGCGGTGCTCCTCGGGCTGGTGCTCGGGGCGGCCCAGGCGCTCGTGCAGTGGGCGGCGCCCGGCCCGATCTCCTGGGGGCTCGTGGGCGGGCTCGTCCCGGCCGTCGTGATCCCGGTGTCCGTGACGCTGCTGATCCGGCTCGTCGTCCAGCTCGGCCAGGCCCGCGAGGAGATCGAGGCGCTGGCGGCGGCGGCCGAGCGCGACCGGCTGGCCAGGGACCTCCACGACGTGCTCGGGCACAGCCTCACCACGATCACCGTCAAAAGCGGCCTGGCCCGCCGGGTGCTGGAGAGCGGCGGCGACCCGGAACGCGCGCTGGCCGAGCTGCGCGACGTCGAGCGGCTGTCGCGGCAGGCGCACGGCGAGGTGCGCCTGACCGTGTCCGGCCGCCGTCGGCCCTCGCTCGCCGCCGAGCTCGCGGGGGCCCGCGCCGCGCTGCGGGCCGCCGGGATCACCGCCGTCCTGCCGCCGTCCGCCGGCCACGTCCCGGCCGAGCTCGCCGAGCCCTTCGCGTACGTCCTGAGAGAGGGGGTCACCAACGTGATCCGGCACAGCGGCGCGACCCGATGCGAGGTGCTGCTCGGGGACTCCTGGCTGGAGGTGCGCGACGACGGCCCCGGGCGACGGGCGGTGCCGCCGGGCAACGGCCTGTCCGGGCTGGCCGAGCGGCTGCGCGCGGTCGGCGGGCGGATCGAGGCGGGCCCGCTTCCCTCCGGCGGCTTCCGGCTCCGGGCGAGCCGCCCGTGA
- a CDS encoding ABC transporter permease, translating to MTGYLAFEIRRTLRDAKFLLFAVALPVGLYLLMADRFAGMGLPAPYVMGSITAFGAVKTALDVGARTAVERGIGWQRQLRLTPLSGLGYLLAKASVAMVVALPPVAGVSLVAALVSGVRLPAGGWALAVLGVWAGTLPFALLGLLIGQFATAQNLQAYQGAVVLVLSFVGGLFIPVSTFPQALATVAEVLPSYWLAQVGHAAALGGDRWRAALVLTLYALVLGAAVAVRYRRDTARA from the coding sequence ATGACCGGGTATCTCGCGTTCGAGATCAGGCGGACGCTGCGTGACGCCAAGTTCCTGCTGTTCGCGGTCGCCCTGCCGGTGGGGCTGTATCTGCTGATGGCCGACCGCTTCGCCGGCATGGGCCTGCCCGCGCCGTACGTCATGGGCAGCATCACGGCGTTCGGGGCGGTGAAGACGGCGCTCGACGTCGGTGCCCGCACTGCGGTGGAGCGCGGCATCGGCTGGCAGCGCCAGTTGCGGCTGACCCCGCTCAGCGGCCTGGGCTACCTGCTGGCCAAGGCGTCGGTGGCGATGGTCGTGGCACTGCCGCCGGTGGCCGGGGTGTCGCTGGTGGCGGCGCTCGTCAGCGGGGTGCGCCTGCCGGCCGGCGGGTGGGCCCTGGCCGTGCTCGGCGTGTGGGCGGGCACGCTGCCGTTCGCTCTGCTGGGTCTGCTGATCGGCCAGTTCGCCACCGCGCAGAACCTGCAGGCCTACCAGGGGGCGGTGGTGCTGGTGCTCAGCTTCGTCGGCGGGCTGTTCATCCCGGTGAGCACGTTCCCGCAGGCGCTCGCGACGGTGGCCGAGGTCCTGCCGAGCTACTGGCTCGCGCAGGTCGGGCACGCCGCCGCCCTCGGTGGTGACAGATGGCGGGCCGCGCTGGTCCTGACCCTGTACGCACTGGTGCTGGGCGCCGCCGTGGCCGTCCGGTATCGCCGCGACACCGCGCGGGCCTAG
- a CDS encoding ABC transporter ATP-binding protein, giving the protein MDIHNGAPALSVAGLRKTYGETRAVDGVDLVVGRGEVVALLGPNGAGKSTTIDMVVGLIRPDAGEIAVFGVTPREAVREGLLGVMPQEGALLDDVTVGETVALIASLHSAPVPVEEALRRAGVAGLAGRRAARLSGGQKQRVRFAMALVSGPGLLVLDEPTAALDVTARREFWQSMHAFAGTGRTVLFSTHHLEEAEAYADRVVLMHAGRVVADGPVSAVMAEVSGRTVTATVPGARAEDLGTLPGVTAAHVREGRAELHCADPDLTLRELLARYPDACDVEVGALGLEDAFLRLTGAVEVAG; this is encoded by the coding sequence ATGGACATCCACAACGGCGCTCCCGCCCTGTCCGTGGCGGGGCTGCGCAAGACGTACGGCGAGACCCGCGCGGTCGACGGGGTCGACCTGGTCGTGGGCCGGGGAGAGGTGGTGGCCCTGCTCGGCCCGAACGGCGCGGGCAAGTCCACCACGATCGACATGGTCGTCGGGCTCATCCGCCCGGACGCCGGGGAGATCGCCGTGTTCGGCGTCACTCCCCGCGAGGCGGTGCGGGAAGGCCTTCTAGGCGTGATGCCGCAGGAGGGCGCGCTGCTCGACGACGTGACCGTGGGGGAGACCGTGGCGCTCATCGCGTCCCTCCACAGCGCCCCTGTGCCGGTGGAGGAGGCGCTGCGCCGGGCCGGGGTGGCCGGCCTCGCCGGCCGGAGGGCCGCGCGGCTGTCCGGCGGCCAGAAGCAACGCGTCCGGTTCGCCATGGCGCTGGTGTCCGGTCCTGGCCTGCTGGTGCTCGACGAGCCGACGGCGGCCCTCGACGTCACCGCCCGGCGCGAGTTCTGGCAGTCGATGCACGCCTTCGCCGGGACCGGCCGCACCGTGCTGTTCTCCACCCACCACCTGGAGGAGGCCGAGGCGTACGCGGACCGGGTCGTGCTGATGCACGCGGGCCGCGTCGTGGCCGACGGCCCGGTGTCCGCGGTCATGGCCGAGGTGTCCGGCCGTACGGTGACCGCGACCGTGCCCGGCGCCCGCGCCGAGGACCTGGGCACGCTCCCCGGTGTGACGGCGGCGCACGTACGCGAGGGCAGGGCCGAACTGCACTGCGCCGACCCCGACCTGACCCTGCGGGAACTGCTGGCCCGCTATCCGGACGCATGCGACGTCGAGGTGGGCGCTCTGGGCCTGGAGGACGCGTTCCTCCGTCTCACCGGAGCCGTGGAGGTCGCCGGATGA